One window of Paenibacillus sp. FSL K6-3182 genomic DNA carries:
- a CDS encoding glycosyltransferase family 2 protein — translation MISISLCLIVKNEEKTLGRCLASMKDIADEIIIVDTGSTDLTKQVASEFTDRIEHFTWIDDFAAARNYAFSLATKSHIMWLDADDILKEIDQQKLLALKQNVDPAVDSISMEYHLAFDEFGNVTSKLRRNRIVKKSRAFKWIGPVHEYLEVYGDILSSDIAVTHSSIHHDSDRNLNIYEKRLAKGEIFSPRDLFYYANELKDHGKYEAAIRYYEKFLATGKGWIEDNIASCGRLADCYSELNEVRNVVDSIFRSFHYDKPRPEFCCRLGYYFLKRQEYKLAIYWYKLALSTEKPEQNWGFENLACSTWLPQLQLCVCYDGIGDYEAAYDHNEKAAQFRPMDDRILANRDYLNKRLGKKTIEISLEPTT, via the coding sequence TTGATTTCCATCAGCTTGTGCCTCATTGTCAAAAATGAAGAGAAAACGCTCGGTCGATGTCTAGCTTCCATGAAAGATATCGCTGATGAGATTATTATTGTGGATACGGGTTCTACGGATTTAACGAAGCAGGTTGCGAGCGAGTTTACCGATCGCATCGAGCATTTTACATGGATCGATGATTTTGCGGCAGCTCGCAACTATGCTTTTTCTTTAGCAACCAAATCCCATATTATGTGGCTGGATGCAGATGATATTTTGAAGGAAATCGATCAGCAGAAACTGCTGGCGCTAAAGCAAAATGTAGATCCTGCCGTCGACTCCATATCTATGGAATACCACTTGGCGTTTGATGAATTCGGTAATGTAACTTCAAAGCTAAGACGAAACCGAATTGTAAAAAAATCGCGGGCTTTCAAATGGATTGGTCCGGTTCATGAATACCTTGAAGTTTACGGGGATATATTGAGCAGCGATATCGCCGTAACCCATAGCAGTATACATCATGACAGTGATCGCAATTTGAACATTTATGAGAAACGACTGGCTAAAGGGGAAATCTTTTCTCCGCGCGATTTATTCTATTATGCCAATGAACTTAAGGACCATGGGAAATATGAGGCTGCTATAAGGTATTACGAAAAATTTCTTGCGACGGGCAAAGGATGGATTGAGGATAACATTGCTTCCTGCGGCAGGCTTGCGGATTGCTACAGTGAGCTTAATGAAGTACGCAATGTGGTCGATTCGATCTTCCGCTCTTTTCATTACGACAAGCCTCGTCCGGAATTTTGTTGCCGCCTCGGTTATTATTTCTTAAAGCGTCAAGAGTATAAGCTGGCAATTTATTGGTATAAATTAGCGCTCAGCACAGAGAAGCCGGAACAGAACTGGGGCTTTGAGAATTTAGCTTGTTCTACATGGCTGCCGCAGCTTCAGCTATGCGTTTGTTACGATGGCATAGGTGATTACGAAGCTGCGTACGATCATAATGAAAAAGCAGCACAATTTAGGCCGATGGATGATCGCATTTTGGCAAATCGTGATTATTTGAACAAACGCTTAGGAAAGAAAACAATTGAGATTAGTCTAGAACCCACAACTTAA
- a CDS encoding organic hydroperoxide resistance protein, with the protein MQNLYTATVTATGGRDGKLVSSDNILNVDVRAPKELGGVGGATNPEQLFAGGYAACFESALNVVCRMKKIKVEKTEVTAHVTLGKDADGGYELAVKLDIALEGVEADVAKELVEAAHQVCPYSRATRGNINVELNLL; encoded by the coding sequence ATGCAAAACTTATATACAGCTACGGTAACGGCAACAGGTGGAAGAGATGGCAAGCTTGTTTCAAGCGATAATATTTTGAATGTAGATGTGAGAGCCCCTAAAGAGCTTGGAGGAGTCGGTGGTGCAACGAACCCAGAGCAATTGTTTGCAGGAGGTTACGCAGCTTGCTTCGAGAGTGCTCTTAACGTTGTGTGCCGGATGAAGAAAATTAAAGTGGAGAAAACCGAAGTAACCGCTCATGTTACGCTTGGTAAGGATGCAGATGGCGGATATGAGCTGGCTGTGAAGCTGGATATTGCGCTTGAGGGCGTTGAAGCAGACGTAGCGAAGGAATTGGTCGAAGCCGCTCATCAGGTATGTCCGTATTCTAGAGCAACTAGAGGCAACATTAATGTAGAACTCAATCTTCTTTAA
- a CDS encoding amino acid racemase: MEAKSLGIIGGMGPKATSVFFDMIIEQTAADRDQEHIDIVILNHATLPDRTGVILENKGELFLKAVAKDFKILEAAGVSNIAIPCNTSHYFYNDMQQMTSINIINMVDETLKKIHDTFGEHCKIGILATNGTVSSGVYRHGCNQYNMHLHEPEEAIQEHVMDIIYNKVKRNLPVEPSEFEGIINHLLVQDECQCVIIACTELSCIPIQKDVAAFCVDAMTVLVQRSIELSGKQTIAK, from the coding sequence ATGGAAGCTAAAAGCTTAGGCATCATAGGCGGGATGGGCCCAAAAGCAACATCCGTATTTTTCGATATGATTATCGAGCAAACGGCAGCAGACCGTGATCAAGAGCATATTGATATCGTCATTCTCAATCATGCCACTTTGCCAGATCGAACAGGTGTCATATTAGAAAACAAAGGCGAGTTGTTTCTCAAAGCGGTTGCTAAAGATTTCAAAATCCTTGAGGCAGCAGGCGTATCTAATATTGCGATTCCTTGCAATACGTCGCATTATTTCTATAATGATATGCAGCAAATGACAAGCATAAATATAATCAACATGGTGGATGAGACGCTGAAAAAGATCCATGACACCTTTGGAGAACACTGCAAGATTGGTATTCTAGCTACAAATGGAACGGTTAGCAGCGGCGTGTATCGTCATGGCTGCAATCAGTATAATATGCACCTTCACGAGCCTGAAGAAGCCATTCAGGAGCATGTGATGGACATTATCTACAACAAGGTCAAACGTAATTTGCCTGTTGAGCCTTCTGAGTTTGAAGGCATCATTAACCACTTGCTCGTGCAGGATGAGTGCCAGTGTGTGATCATCGCATGCACGGAATTATCCTGCATACCGATCCAAAAAGACGTCGCAGCCTTTTGTGTAGATGCAATGACGGTGCTTGTACAAAGATCTATTGAGCTGTCGGGCAAACAAACCATCGCGAAATAA
- a CDS encoding C39 family peptidase: MKRMIKLLVLLGIIFFIYTLFTKEDAKPVFNEKVDSTPTTAPTPEIEQGTITIISKDEATQQPIKDAVFTITAANSGSVIGTMTTDEMGKATSILLDYGTSYKIKQQKVGRPYQLSEEEHQIAVNGPAQELTTTNKTFEYVKDYERAADGSVNIKKVYIDVDTIMQKPELPNGCEITSLTAVLNYYGYDVTKTEMSDNYLPKQAFITKNNKLYGPDPYKSYAGEPRSLKGGFFSFAPPIVEAANLYFDVAGRSNSTSDISGSTREEIIEQLNKGIPVVTWITLDLTPPKMNYAWYFSDTGEYYSAPINLHVVVLNGYEDGKVHVMNPLKGQVTYDADTFFNSYDAMGSHAMIVE; encoded by the coding sequence ATGAAAAGAATGATCAAGCTCCTGGTGTTATTGGGTATTATATTTTTTATTTATACATTGTTTACGAAAGAAGATGCAAAACCTGTATTCAATGAGAAAGTCGATTCTACACCAACGACTGCCCCTACTCCAGAAATAGAGCAAGGAACAATTACAATAATAAGCAAAGACGAAGCAACGCAGCAGCCAATTAAAGATGCTGTATTTACAATAACCGCTGCTAATAGCGGATCGGTTATCGGCACCATGACAACAGACGAAATGGGTAAAGCAACATCTATTCTGCTCGATTACGGTACCAGCTATAAGATAAAACAACAGAAGGTCGGCAGGCCTTATCAGCTGTCGGAGGAAGAGCATCAAATAGCGGTTAACGGCCCTGCACAAGAGCTGACAACCACCAACAAAACGTTTGAATATGTGAAGGATTATGAGCGGGCAGCTGATGGCTCCGTTAACATTAAGAAGGTTTATATCGATGTCGATACCATTATGCAGAAGCCTGAGCTGCCTAACGGCTGTGAAATTACTTCATTAACCGCGGTACTCAATTATTACGGATATGACGTTACCAAAACAGAAATGTCGGATAATTATTTGCCGAAGCAAGCTTTTATCACCAAAAACAATAAATTGTATGGGCCTGATCCCTATAAATCATACGCTGGCGAACCTAGGTCGTTAAAAGGCGGATTTTTCAGCTTTGCACCTCCTATCGTGGAGGCGGCTAACTTGTATTTTGATGTCGCAGGGCGCAGCAACAGTACTTCAGATATTAGCGGCAGCACGCGAGAGGAAATCATCGAGCAGCTTAATAAAGGGATTCCTGTCGTAACTTGGATTACGCTTGATCTCACGCCGCCAAAAATGAATTACGCTTGGTATTTCAGTGATACTGGTGAATATTATTCAGCTCCTATTAATTTGCACGTTGTTGTCCTAAATGGATATGAAGATGGTAAAGTACATGTAATGAATCCGTTAAAAGGACAAGTTACTTACGATGCAGACACTTTTTTTAACAGCTATGACGCAATGGGAAGCCATGCTATGATCGTTGAATAA
- the asnB gene encoding asparagine synthase (glutamine-hydrolyzing), which produces MCGFVGFADSRPDVDQVAIIKDMMDMIVHRGPDSGGIYSDEEVTLGFRRLKIIDMSEEASQPIYNEDKSCVLVFNGEIYNYQELREELIQCGHTFVSHTDSEVIIHAYEEYGTSLLQKLRGMFAFAIWDTNTETMFLARDFFGIKPLYYTQNTTDNSFLFSSEIKAFLKQPAFRKELNKDALKPYLTFQYSVLDETFFKGVYKLKPGHYMLYKQGKLEVKPYWDVNFAEEPNSLSHYVNQIKSTVKETVAYHQISDVPVGSFLSGGIDSSYITALLKPNKTFSVGFEDYEGNFNETNLAEDLSEILNIENYKRLVSADECFKMLPTIQYHMDEPQSNPSSVPLYFLAELASKHVTVVLSGEGADEIFGGYDWYDTTPAMKKYKKLPFAIRRPLSLLSGKLSKNRITSFVVKGGQRVEERFIGQAHVFEEADALAVLKDEYKQGPSVQSITKTVYDQVRGKDDITKMQYLDLKLWLPGDILLKADKMSLAHSIELRVPFLDKMVMDLASKLPTDLRVHPSNTKYALRTAAKEVLPDEWANRPKVGFPVPIRHWLRQEKYYKLVKDMFLSDRAKLFFHTDELMKYLDSHYSGKQNYARYIWTVYVFLIWHKTFFEQA; this is translated from the coding sequence ATGTGCGGTTTTGTAGGTTTTGCAGATAGTCGTCCCGACGTTGATCAAGTAGCCATTATTAAAGACATGATGGATATGATCGTTCATAGAGGTCCCGATAGTGGCGGTATCTATTCAGATGAGGAAGTAACTTTAGGGTTTAGACGCCTCAAAATTATAGATATGTCTGAAGAAGCCAGCCAACCGATTTACAACGAGGATAAAAGCTGTGTTCTTGTATTTAATGGAGAAATCTACAATTATCAAGAGCTGCGTGAAGAGTTGATTCAGTGCGGGCATACCTTTGTTAGCCATACGGACAGCGAGGTTATCATTCATGCTTATGAAGAGTATGGAACCTCGCTGCTTCAGAAGTTACGAGGCATGTTTGCTTTTGCGATATGGGATACGAATACGGAAACGATGTTTCTCGCCAGGGATTTCTTTGGCATAAAGCCGTTGTATTATACACAAAACACAACGGATAATTCCTTCTTATTCAGCTCTGAAATCAAAGCTTTCTTAAAGCAGCCTGCCTTCCGCAAAGAGCTGAACAAGGATGCGCTCAAGCCTTACCTGACCTTTCAATACTCCGTGCTTGATGAAACGTTTTTTAAAGGCGTGTACAAGCTGAAGCCTGGTCACTATATGCTTTACAAACAAGGCAAGCTGGAAGTGAAGCCTTATTGGGACGTTAACTTTGCAGAAGAACCGAACAGCCTGTCCCATTACGTCAACCAAATTAAAAGCACAGTAAAAGAAACAGTCGCCTATCACCAAATTAGCGATGTGCCGGTCGGGTCTTTTTTGTCCGGAGGCATTGATTCCAGTTATATTACCGCATTGCTAAAACCAAACAAAACATTTTCCGTCGGCTTTGAGGATTATGAAGGCAACTTTAATGAGACGAACCTCGCAGAGGATTTGTCAGAAATTTTAAACATCGAAAACTATAAACGACTGGTTTCAGCGGATGAGTGCTTCAAGATGCTGCCAACGATTCAGTACCATATGGATGAACCGCAGTCCAACCCTTCCTCCGTGCCCCTCTATTTCCTAGCAGAGCTTGCGAGCAAGCATGTGACCGTGGTGCTCTCTGGAGAAGGCGCAGACGAAATTTTCGGCGGTTATGATTGGTACGATACGACACCAGCGATGAAAAAATACAAGAAGCTTCCGTTTGCAATCAGGCGGCCGTTATCATTATTAAGCGGCAAGCTGTCCAAAAACAGAATCACCTCCTTTGTCGTAAAAGGCGGACAGCGGGTTGAGGAACGTTTTATCGGTCAAGCGCATGTGTTTGAAGAAGCTGATGCCTTAGCCGTATTGAAGGACGAATATAAGCAAGGACCATCCGTACAAAGCATTACGAAGACTGTATATGATCAAGTGCGGGGCAAAGATGATATAACCAAAATGCAATATCTCGATCTGAAGCTTTGGCTTCCGGGAGATATTCTTCTTAAGGCAGACAAAATGAGCCTCGCCCATTCTATTGAGCTGAGAGTTCCATTTTTAGACAAAATGGTTATGGACCTGGCTTCCAAGCTGCCGACTGATCTTCGTGTACATCCAAGCAATACGAAGTATGCACTGCGTACAGCTGCGAAGGAAGTACTTCCCGATGAATGGGCGAATCGACCAAAGGTTGGTTTTCCTGTACCTATTAGGCACTGGCTAAGACAGGAGAAATATTATAAGCTCGTTAAGGACATGTTTCTCTCGGACCGAGCGAAGCTGTTCTTTCATACCGATGAGCTGATGAAATATCTGGATTCGCATTATTCAGGCAAGCAGAACTACGCTAGATACATTTGGACAGTGTATGTGTTCCTTATATGGCATAAGACGTTCTTCGAGCAAGCGTAA
- a CDS encoding UDP-N-acetylmuramoyl-L-alanyl-D-glutamate--2,6-diaminopimelate ligase — MLLTSLLKDLDYTLVKGDLHIEVSSIAFDSREASANGVFVAITGFSVDGHHFIEKAIALGATVVIVEKDVHVPAGITVLQVNDTREALALVSANFYHRPTEQMNLLGITGTNGKTSTTYFLKSIFEQTGTALGIIGTIGTVIGDKLIQNKNTTPESLYLQRIFADMIESHMKHCVMEVSSHALNLKRVAHSSFKTGIFTNLTPDHLELHHTMEEYFEAKALLFDMTTDFNIINADDKFGRILIDRLQHKGPKLVTYGIEQEADIYATDITYYADYTTYNVNTPKGSIAIKVNLPGTIYVYNSLAAIATAYCNQFTLQQIADGILAVEGIKGRLEVVYQDEDTKIIVDFAHTEDSLEKALKTIRPFTKGKIILVFGVYASDGESGTEKRRAMAKVAATFADFSVITSDNPKEQDNNLIIREIIEGVEAYNGAYEAVIDRRDAIAFAIDISRKDDVILIAGKGHETSQIIGKTEIPFNESEIVREIKLKTM, encoded by the coding sequence ATGTTATTGACCTCCTTACTGAAAGATCTGGATTACACGCTCGTGAAAGGCGATTTGCATATTGAAGTAAGCTCCATTGCCTTTGATTCGAGGGAAGCTTCAGCCAATGGCGTATTTGTCGCTATAACGGGCTTTTCGGTTGATGGACACCATTTCATCGAAAAAGCAATCGCACTTGGTGCGACCGTCGTTATTGTGGAGAAGGATGTTCATGTGCCAGCAGGAATAACGGTACTGCAAGTTAACGACACGCGTGAGGCGCTCGCCCTGGTATCTGCAAACTTCTATCATCGCCCGACTGAGCAAATGAATCTTCTCGGCATCACTGGAACAAACGGGAAGACATCGACCACATATTTTCTAAAATCTATATTCGAGCAAACGGGGACAGCCCTCGGAATTATCGGCACGATCGGCACAGTTATCGGCGACAAGCTGATTCAAAACAAAAATACGACGCCGGAATCGCTGTATTTGCAACGAATCTTCGCCGATATGATTGAATCACATATGAAGCATTGCGTCATGGAGGTTTCTTCGCATGCGCTCAATTTGAAACGCGTTGCTCATTCCAGCTTCAAAACTGGCATTTTCACAAATCTAACGCCGGATCATTTGGAGCTTCACCATACGATGGAGGAATATTTCGAAGCGAAGGCTTTGCTGTTCGACATGACGACGGACTTTAACATTATTAATGCAGATGATAAATTTGGCCGTATCCTCATTGACCGATTGCAGCATAAAGGCCCAAAGCTGGTTACTTATGGCATTGAGCAGGAAGCTGACATTTACGCGACGGATATTACTTATTATGCCGACTATACGACTTATAATGTAAATACGCCAAAGGGCAGCATCGCAATTAAAGTAAACCTGCCTGGGACGATCTACGTATATAATAGTCTAGCCGCTATTGCAACGGCTTATTGCAATCAATTTACGCTACAGCAAATCGCAGACGGCATTTTGGCTGTTGAGGGCATTAAAGGCCGGCTGGAAGTTGTCTATCAAGATGAGGATACGAAGATCATCGTCGATTTTGCTCATACCGAGGACAGCCTAGAGAAGGCATTAAAAACAATCCGGCCTTTTACCAAAGGCAAAATCATTCTCGTGTTCGGCGTTTACGCATCTGATGGGGAATCAGGCACAGAGAAACGTAGAGCGATGGCTAAGGTAGCCGCTACATTTGCTGATTTTTCCGTAATCACCTCTGATAATCCCAAGGAGCAGGATAATAACCTGATTATTAGGGAAATTATTGAAGGAGTCGAAGCTTATAACGGAGCTTATGAGGCCGTTATCGACAGGAGAGACGCTATTGCTTTTGCCATTGATATCAGCAGAAAAGACGATGTCATTCTCATTGCCGGCAAAGGTCATGAAACGTCGCAAATTATTGGGAAAACGGAAATCCCATTTAATGAATCGGAAATCGTCAGGGAAATCAAATTAAAAACGATGTGA
- a CDS encoding carboxylate--amine ligase, protein MNNKAVILGCNYYIGLSTIRCLGINGVHTVAVDYSTKDTYGADSKYTSERLISPHYKEDTAAFIRFLKEYARKQSAPPVLIPCHDSYLEVIDEHLEELREHYLIPQDIPGIYSDMMNKEVLQRLSLENGVAVPETVRVDEDRFFEKIDEIIKYPCIVKPTDSPSFVAKFRRKLFKVHSRAELEQALAKAKEASLEVIVQRIIPGFDDHMYTFDAYLNQDSKVTHWVTCQKFRQYPINFGASVYTGQRYVQELFDIGAPFLEKMKWKGFAEIEFKKDAETGRFYLIEVNCRITNLNNLLYRVGVNIPWITYQELTGGNLVPPKAVKENTNRVFWYGYEDMLAVRDYIKTGQLTWKQVFVSLFKPKAYAIWDWKDPKPAFSYAAIIGGKLTKKLLRR, encoded by the coding sequence GTGAATAATAAAGCAGTAATTTTGGGTTGTAATTATTATATAGGTTTAAGCACCATTCGTTGCCTAGGCATTAACGGTGTACATACGGTTGCCGTAGATTATTCGACTAAAGATACCTATGGCGCCGATTCAAAATATACGTCTGAGAGACTAATCTCTCCTCATTATAAAGAAGACACGGCAGCGTTCATTCGTTTCTTGAAGGAATATGCCCGCAAGCAAAGCGCTCCTCCTGTCCTTATTCCATGCCACGATTCTTATCTTGAGGTTATCGATGAGCATTTGGAAGAGCTTAGAGAACACTATCTCATACCACAAGACATTCCGGGCATATACTCGGATATGATGAATAAAGAAGTGCTGCAGCGCCTTTCTCTAGAAAATGGCGTAGCTGTTCCCGAAACGGTCCGTGTAGACGAAGATCGTTTTTTTGAGAAGATCGACGAAATCATTAAATATCCTTGTATCGTCAAACCAACAGATTCTCCATCCTTCGTTGCCAAGTTTAGACGCAAGCTCTTTAAGGTACATAGCCGCGCTGAGCTCGAACAAGCGCTGGCCAAAGCGAAGGAAGCGAGCTTGGAAGTCATCGTACAGCGTATCATCCCAGGTTTCGACGATCATATGTATACGTTCGACGCGTATTTAAACCAAGATTCAAAGGTCACTCACTGGGTCACTTGTCAAAAATTCCGCCAATATCCGATTAACTTCGGCGCATCCGTGTATACAGGACAGAGATACGTACAAGAGCTGTTCGATATCGGAGCTCCTTTTCTAGAGAAGATGAAATGGAAAGGCTTCGCGGAGATTGAATTCAAAAAAGACGCCGAAACTGGCCGTTTTTATTTAATCGAAGTCAATTGCCGGATTACCAACCTGAACAACCTGCTGTACCGAGTTGGGGTAAATATTCCATGGATTACTTACCAAGAGTTAACTGGCGGCAACCTTGTGCCTCCCAAAGCCGTCAAAGAGAATACGAACCGTGTTTTCTGGTACGGATATGAGGACATGCTTGCTGTTCGCGATTACATCAAGACGGGTCAATTGACTTGGAAGCAAGTATTCGTATCCTTGTTTAAACCGAAAGCTTATGCGATCTGGGATTGGAAGGACCCGAAACCAGCCTTTTCCTATGCGGCTATCATCGGTGGCAAGCTTACGAAAAAGCTTCTAAGAAGATAG
- a CDS encoding aspartyl-phosphate phosphatase Spo0E family protein → MDKKHLLKQLQSLRLKLHEIAEARGSLTDPDVLAISEEADQLIVALQHIQRNELTHITIRRDDM, encoded by the coding sequence ATGGACAAAAAACACTTGCTTAAACAATTGCAGTCGTTGCGGCTAAAGCTTCATGAAATAGCCGAAGCGCGCGGCAGTCTGACAGATCCGGATGTTCTAGCGATTAGCGAAGAGGCCGATCAACTAATTGTTGCGTTACAGCATATACAAAGAAACGAGCTAACACATATTACGATACGCCGCGACGATATGTAG
- the tadA gene encoding tRNA adenosine(34) deaminase TadA has protein sequence MTREQEDQKWMLEAIEEAKKAEQIGEVPIGAVIVRNNEIIGRGYNLRETRFDPTAHAEMVAIRDACDRIGAWRLLDCTLYVTLEPCPMCAGAIVQSRVKRVVYGTTDPKAGCAGTLMNLLQEPRFNHETELTSGILQPECSNLLTQFFRRLRER, from the coding sequence ATGACAAGAGAGCAAGAAGATCAGAAATGGATGCTGGAAGCTATTGAAGAAGCCAAAAAAGCCGAGCAAATTGGAGAGGTTCCTATCGGGGCTGTTATCGTCAGAAACAATGAAATCATCGGAAGAGGCTACAATTTGCGTGAGACGAGGTTTGATCCAACCGCTCATGCCGAAATGGTAGCTATTCGTGACGCCTGCGATCGCATCGGCGCATGGAGATTATTAGATTGTACATTGTATGTCACGTTGGAGCCTTGTCCAATGTGCGCCGGCGCCATTGTTCAATCTCGGGTTAAACGTGTCGTTTATGGAACAACCGACCCGAAGGCTGGATGTGCTGGGACACTCATGAATTTACTGCAAGAGCCCCGTTTCAACCATGAAACGGAGCTCACTAGTGGTATTTTACAGCCTGAATGCTCAAACCTGTTGACTCAATTTTTCCGACGGCTTCGAGAGAGATAA
- a CDS encoding ATP-binding protein, which translates to MKFSVLITLIVLTFFIFQHMLSEYSMIQSMREQAKRAMHDTSMHVANTFSSYEKKSGSGYIFPEKDRSGPGHIFDIVKTLNPNINEITVFEQDTLAVRYGTYTYLDSNSDQSIITDVKKTGFELRKMEINGKCYFRSYYYTKQMGNYIISVVYDSKGINDLIAQKRNDSFIYTGISMVLVLFISYWLVGVMIRPLKDILWKVNEVSSARFQQPIRIKRKDEFGLLALKVNAMSQNLSIYMNKLRRAFEENRRMKEHLESFINHTSDAIHLIDLDGKVIQVNRAFELLFGYEEEEAIGLINPILPDSHHAEMRDMLNQILSGKVLPAQETIRMTKLGELIPVSVTISPIRDSDGTIRAFASISRDMRSRNKMEELLRRSEKLTTVGQLAAGVAHEIRNPLTTLRGFLQLQQESKKLALSHVTLMLSELDRINLIVGEFLILAKPQATRFVTKDIRDVLQDVIALMNSEALLHNIEFCVTLTDDSCLISCEENQLKQVFINLLKNAIEAMPNGGRIHIHINHKREYISITITDEGMGIPDDMIPKIGDPFFTAKETGTGLGIMVSQRIINSHRGTMDIKSQVNVGTTIHLLLPALKETRESGILEA; encoded by the coding sequence ATGAAATTTTCAGTCTTGATCACGCTTATCGTTTTGACGTTTTTTATATTCCAGCACATGCTTAGCGAGTATTCGATGATTCAAAGCATGCGTGAGCAAGCAAAACGAGCGATGCACGATACTTCCATGCATGTGGCGAACACATTTTCCTCTTACGAGAAGAAGTCAGGTTCAGGCTATATCTTTCCGGAGAAGGATCGCTCAGGCCCTGGGCATATCTTTGATATCGTAAAAACATTAAATCCAAATATAAATGAAATTACAGTATTTGAGCAAGATACGTTGGCTGTTCGTTACGGTACTTACACGTATTTGGATTCGAATAGCGATCAATCTATTATAACCGATGTGAAGAAAACAGGTTTTGAGCTTCGAAAGATGGAGATCAACGGAAAATGCTATTTTAGAAGTTATTATTATACGAAGCAGATGGGCAACTACATTATAAGTGTCGTTTATGACAGTAAGGGAATTAATGATCTTATCGCGCAGAAGCGAAATGATTCATTTATTTATACGGGCATATCGATGGTGCTCGTCCTCTTTATTAGCTATTGGCTGGTAGGAGTAATGATTAGACCTTTAAAAGATATATTATGGAAGGTTAACGAGGTTTCATCTGCAAGGTTTCAACAGCCGATTCGAATTAAACGCAAGGATGAATTCGGCTTGCTGGCTCTTAAGGTCAATGCGATGTCGCAAAATCTAAGTATATATATGAACAAGCTGCGCAGAGCGTTTGAGGAAAACCGCCGGATGAAGGAGCATTTGGAGTCATTTATTAACCACACGAGCGATGCGATTCATCTTATTGATTTGGATGGTAAGGTTATTCAAGTAAACCGTGCTTTCGAGCTGCTCTTTGGTTATGAGGAAGAAGAAGCAATTGGTCTCATTAATCCTATTCTTCCCGACTCTCATCATGCAGAGATGAGGGATATGTTAAACCAGATCTTGTCGGGCAAAGTACTGCCAGCTCAGGAAACGATACGAATGACGAAGCTTGGAGAGCTGATACCTGTAAGTGTAACCATATCGCCAATTCGTGATTCGGACGGAACGATTCGTGCCTTTGCCAGCATTTCAAGAGACATGAGGAGCCGTAACAAAATGGAAGAGCTGCTGCGAAGGTCGGAGAAGCTGACGACAGTAGGGCAGCTAGCAGCAGGCGTAGCCCATGAAATTCGCAACCCGCTGACGACGCTGCGCGGTTTCCTGCAGCTCCAGCAGGAGAGTAAGAAGCTGGCGCTTTCCCACGTAACGCTTATGTTATCGGAGCTTGACCGGATCAATCTCATTGTTGGCGAGTTTCTCATTCTAGCGAAGCCGCAAGCGACGAGGTTTGTTACCAAGGACATACGGGATGTACTGCAAGATGTTATTGCGTTAATGAACAGTGAGGCACTTCTTCATAATATCGAGTTTTGTGTTACTCTAACCGATGATTCTTGCTTAATTTCATGTGAAGAAAATCAATTGAAGCAAGTTTTTATTAATTTGCTGAAAAATGCGATTGAAGCGATGCCAAATGGTGGACGAATCCATATTCATATTAACCATAAACGGGAATACATTTCGATCACGATAACGGATGAAGGAATGGGCATCCCGGACGATATGATACCGAAAATTGGAGATCCCTTTTTTACAGCGAAGGAAACGGGCACAGGGCTCGGCATTATGGTTAGTCAGCGTATTATTAACAGCCACCGCGGAACGATGGATATTAAAAGCCAGGTTAATGTCGGAACAACGATACATTTGCTGCTGCCAGCTTTGAAAGAAACACGGGAGAGCGGTATACTGGAAGCATAA